A genomic region of Gossypium hirsutum isolate 1008001.06 chromosome D01, Gossypium_hirsutum_v2.1, whole genome shotgun sequence contains the following coding sequences:
- the LOC107921581 gene encoding axial regulator YABBY 4 isoform X3, translating into MVSVPRSSLSMVVTVRCGHCTSLLSVNMMKASFVPLHLLASFAHDDEPKEGAVSEEVGGHRKTSDRRSPSLMSSSDNGEEDIVRVNPTVNKPPEKRQRAPSAYNRFIKEEIRRLKTQNPNIPHKEAFSTAAKNWAHFPPIHKHNKGEGESCEQDEGEASWNVEATEVHIQGNDFRERKAARNSIWTKSPFE; encoded by the exons Atg GTAAGTGTCCCACGTAGCAGCTTGTCCATGGTGGTGACAGTGAGATGTGGGCACTGCACAAGCCTTCTCTCAGTTAATATGATGAAAGCTTCGTTTGTCCCACTGCACCTTCTAGCTTCCTTTGCTCATGATGATGAG CCAAAAGAAGGAGCAGTTTCAGAAGAAGTGGGTGGCCATAGAAAGACCTCAGACAGGCGCAGCCCATCGTTGATGAGCTCTTCCGATAATGGAGAAGAAGATATAGTCCGTGTGAATCCCACAGTCAACAAGC CGCCAGAGAAGAGGCAAAGAGCTCCATCAGCTTATAATCGCTTCATCAA AGAAGAGATCAGGAGACTGAAAACTCAAAATCCCAACATTCCGCACAAAGAAGCCTTCAGCACTGCTGCAAAAAAT TGGGCCCACTTTCCTCCCATTCACAAGCACAACAAAGGAGAAGGAGAGAGTTGTGAGCAGGACGAGGGAGAGGCGTCATGGAACGTAGAGGCTACTGAG GTTCACATACAAGGCAATGATTTCCGTGAAAGAAAAGCCGCAAGGAATTCCATATGGACCAAGTCACCATTTGAGTGA
- the LOC107921581 gene encoding axial regulator YABBY 4 isoform X2: protein MYIKSPPHHLHCLSLSPPHFLTHKLSETDKLTSTKKKMSTLNHLFDLPEQICYVQCGFCTTILLVSVPRSSLSMVVTVRCGHCTSLLSVNMMKASFVPLHLLASFAHDDEPKEGAVSEEVGGHRKTSDRRSPSLMSSSDNGEEDIVRVNPTVNKPPEKRQRAPSAYNRFIKEEIRRLKTQNPNIPHKEAFSTAAKNWAHFPPIHKHNKGEGESCEQDEGEASWNVEATEVHIQGNDFRERKAARNSIWTKSPFE from the exons ATGTATATCAAAAGCCCACCACATCATCTTCattgtctctctctctctccccctcACTTCCTCACACACAAACTCTCAGAAACAGACAAACTAACATCAACAAAGAAGAAAATGTCGACACTGAATCATCTCTTTGATCTCCCTGAGCAGATTTGTTATGTACAATGTGGTTTCTGCACTACCATTTTACtg GTAAGTGTCCCACGTAGCAGCTTGTCCATGGTGGTGACAGTGAGATGTGGGCACTGCACAAGCCTTCTCTCAGTTAATATGATGAAAGCTTCGTTTGTCCCACTGCACCTTCTAGCTTCCTTTGCTCATGATGATGAG CCAAAAGAAGGAGCAGTTTCAGAAGAAGTGGGTGGCCATAGAAAGACCTCAGACAGGCGCAGCCCATCGTTGATGAGCTCTTCCGATAATGGAGAAGAAGATATAGTCCGTGTGAATCCCACAGTCAACAAGC CGCCAGAGAAGAGGCAAAGAGCTCCATCAGCTTATAATCGCTTCATCAA AGAAGAGATCAGGAGACTGAAAACTCAAAATCCCAACATTCCGCACAAAGAAGCCTTCAGCACTGCTGCAAAAAAT TGGGCCCACTTTCCTCCCATTCACAAGCACAACAAAGGAGAAGGAGAGAGTTGTGAGCAGGACGAGGGAGAGGCGTCATGGAACGTAGAGGCTACTGAG GTTCACATACAAGGCAATGATTTCCGTGAAAGAAAAGCCGCAAGGAATTCCATATGGACCAAGTCACCATTTGAGTGA
- the LOC107921581 gene encoding axial regulator YABBY 4 isoform X1 yields the protein MYIKSPPHHLHCLSLSPPHFLTHKLSETDKLTSTKKKMSTLNHLFDLPEQICYVQCGFCTTILLVSVPRSSLSMVVTVRCGHCTSLLSVNMMKASFVPLHLLASFAHDDEPKEGAVSEEVGGHRKTSDRRSPSLMSSSDNGEEDIVRVNPTVNKPPEKRQRAPSAYNRFIKFIHSWWQRRDQETENSKSQHSAQRSLQHCCKKLGPLSSHSQAQQRRRREL from the exons ATGTATATCAAAAGCCCACCACATCATCTTCattgtctctctctctctccccctcACTTCCTCACACACAAACTCTCAGAAACAGACAAACTAACATCAACAAAGAAGAAAATGTCGACACTGAATCATCTCTTTGATCTCCCTGAGCAGATTTGTTATGTACAATGTGGTTTCTGCACTACCATTTTACtg GTAAGTGTCCCACGTAGCAGCTTGTCCATGGTGGTGACAGTGAGATGTGGGCACTGCACAAGCCTTCTCTCAGTTAATATGATGAAAGCTTCGTTTGTCCCACTGCACCTTCTAGCTTCCTTTGCTCATGATGATGAG CCAAAAGAAGGAGCAGTTTCAGAAGAAGTGGGTGGCCATAGAAAGACCTCAGACAGGCGCAGCCCATCGTTGATGAGCTCTTCCGATAATGGAGAAGAAGATATAGTCCGTGTGAATCCCACAGTCAACAAGC CGCCAGAGAAGAGGCAAAGAGCTCCATCAGCTTATAATCGCTTCATCAA ATTCATTCATTCTTGGTGGCAGAGAAGAGATCAGGAGACTGAAAACTCAAAATCCCAACATTCCGCACAAAGAAGCCTTCAGCACTGCTGCAAAAAAT TGGGCCCACTTTCCTCCCATTCACAAGCACAACAAAGGAGAAGGAGAGAGTTGTGA